In a genomic window of Vibrio orientalis CIP 102891 = ATCC 33934:
- a CDS encoding DeoR/GlpR family DNA-binding transcription regulator, translated as MSKRNTQLRRHTISNLVNEQGEVSVEALSAQFETSEVTIRKDLASLEKNGQLLRRYGGAIALPKEVVSDEMSENVSIRKNELAQAAAKLIREHNRIVIDSGSTTGALIKQLDGMNGLVVMTNSLNVANALNELESEPTLLMTGGTWDAHSESFQGQVAESVLRSYDFDQLFIGADGVDLDRGTTTFNELVGLSKVMAEVSREVIVMVESEKIARKIPNLELAWDAIDILITNKDLEPEYKQKIESHGIKVICA; from the coding sequence ATGTCGAAACGAAACACTCAGCTAAGAAGACACACTATATCCAACCTAGTCAACGAGCAAGGTGAGGTGAGCGTTGAGGCTCTGTCTGCTCAGTTTGAAACATCTGAGGTCACGATTAGAAAGGATCTTGCCTCTCTTGAAAAAAATGGCCAGTTGCTTCGCCGTTATGGAGGTGCAATCGCACTACCCAAAGAAGTGGTGAGTGACGAAATGAGTGAAAATGTTTCGATTCGAAAGAATGAGCTGGCACAAGCTGCTGCCAAATTGATTCGTGAACATAATCGAATTGTTATTGATAGTGGTAGTACAACCGGGGCATTGATTAAACAGCTTGATGGCATGAATGGACTGGTTGTGATGACTAATTCACTCAATGTCGCTAATGCCCTTAATGAGCTAGAAAGTGAACCTACGTTATTAATGACAGGGGGGACTTGGGATGCACATTCTGAGTCTTTCCAAGGGCAAGTTGCTGAATCTGTTCTACGATCATATGACTTTGACCAATTATTTATTGGCGCCGATGGGGTCGATTTAGACCGAGGTACCACTACCTTTAATGAGTTAGTTGGCCTTAGCAAAGTCATGGCGGAAGTGTCACGTGAAGTGATTGTGATGGTGGAGTCAGAAAAAATCGCTCGAAAGATCCCAAACCTAGAACTTGCCTGGGACGCGATCGATATCTTAATTACAAATAAAGACTTAGAGCCTGAGTACAAACAAAAAATCGAATCTCATGGCATCAAAGTAATTTGCGCATAA